Proteins found in one Pirellulales bacterium genomic segment:
- the bioB gene encoding biotin synthase BioB: MCPVAYPPEIDSAASSLKWRDLANRVLHGHRLNRQEARGVFGCPDIELLDLIAACYRIRHRYWGNTVQLYFLMNAKSGICPEDCGYCSQSKVSKADIPVYNLISESKLLDAAKVCAERGASTYCLVISARGPTERELEAVEQIVPKIKAQYGLNVCACLGLLTAEQARRLKACGVDKVNHNLNTSERFYTEICSTHSFQDRLETLKAVRTAGLEICSGGILGMGESDADVVEMVFSLRDMNVESIPLNFLNSIDGTPLAGSNRLNPRYCLKALCMTRLVNPESEIRIAGGREMHLGSLQALGLYVANSIFVGDYLTTKGQAPEADYRMIEDMGFEVTGDRQAPSAPADRCA; the protein is encoded by the coding sequence ATGTGCCCCGTTGCCTACCCCCCCGAAATTGATTCCGCAGCTTCAAGCCTGAAATGGCGCGATCTGGCCAATCGCGTTTTGCATGGTCATCGGCTCAACCGCCAGGAAGCGAGGGGGGTATTCGGCTGTCCGGATATCGAACTGCTAGATCTCATTGCAGCATGCTACCGCATTCGGCATCGCTATTGGGGCAATACCGTGCAGCTTTATTTCTTGATGAACGCCAAGAGCGGAATTTGTCCGGAAGATTGCGGTTATTGCTCGCAATCGAAAGTCTCCAAGGCCGATATTCCCGTTTACAATTTGATTTCGGAAAGCAAATTGCTCGATGCGGCCAAGGTCTGTGCCGAGCGCGGCGCTTCGACCTATTGCCTGGTTATTTCCGCGCGCGGGCCGACCGAGCGGGAGTTGGAAGCGGTCGAGCAGATCGTGCCGAAAATCAAGGCTCAATATGGCCTGAACGTATGCGCGTGTCTCGGATTGTTGACCGCGGAACAGGCCCGGCGGCTGAAAGCCTGCGGCGTTGATAAAGTGAATCACAACCTCAACACCAGCGAGCGGTTTTATACCGAAATCTGCTCGACGCACAGCTTTCAAGACCGCCTCGAAACGTTGAAAGCCGTGCGGACCGCCGGCTTGGAAATCTGCTCCGGTGGCATCCTCGGCATGGGAGAAAGCGACGCCGACGTCGTGGAAATGGTTTTTTCCTTGCGCGACATGAACGTCGAATCGATCCCCCTAAATTTCTTGAACTCAATCGACGGCACGCCGCTGGCCGGCTCCAACCGGCTTAATCCGCGATATTGCCTGAAGGCCCTCTGCATGACGCGGCTAGTGAACCCGGAGAGCGAAATCCGCATCGCAGGCGGCCGCGAAATGCACCTGGGAAGCCTGCAAGCCCTGGGGCTCTACGTTGCCAACTCGATCTTTGTCGGCGATTATCTCACGACCAAAGGCCAAGCCCCCGAGGCGGATTACCGAATGATCGAGGACATGGGATTCGAGGTCACCGGGGACCGTCAGGCCCCCTCCGCACCGGCCGACCGATGCGCATGA
- a CDS encoding redoxin domain-containing protein, whose translation MPRLLQLAVLLVVFSFACRSWADATSVGESKSTEKPTDGVAKKSADASADDNSADPAAGHSLHGEAFDDGPRQHAYLMPGTGKVDFPASTKNEQVRAFINQGVGQLHGFWYFEAERSFREAAMIEPDCAIAYWGMAMANLNNDKRAKGFIAEAVKRKNKASEHERKYIDALDAYWKADPKKKPERNAAYVNALEELLYEFPDDLDAQAWIAMTQWQATREGSKIDSYLAVDALLGAIFAKEPMHPAHHYRIHLWDDKRASKALESSALCGPAAAGIAHMWHMPGHIYSRLKRYRDAAWQQEASARVDHAYMIRDRVMPDQIHNFAHNNEWLIRDLINIGAWKKALGLAENMISLPRHPKFNSQQHHGSYYFGRQRLLEVLEKFELWEQTVALANTPYFKATDDDERIVRLRALGRAYFHHGDRKKSNEQLTALRQTLATQQRDQHDAEEAAEAKIQAEATEERAKTAEKTDIKQDKSPPKSSSKSGTATAVSCDSANSQNQQRPAASKVESEHQPSETSASQAATPSNSELEQANGKDAEKQPAANDKATPQESDALKRRIDTARKDAAKTFDGRIANLQQAIAELEGLEKLAEGKPEDALKLLETAKVDPLVLARVQLDAGKRSDAEKTARSEVGNRTSEVLPLAAKIEVLWKCGKRGDAYDTFEELRRLSSTIDLDCPVFARLSPIAKEFGFTEDWRLPREMPAELGERPALDALGPEHWQPYVAPQWALNDAENQQHGQKQYEGKPVLVIFYLGYGCIHCAEQLQAFAPMTGDFADAGISIIAISTDNRDGLTKSLAQCDDGKFPFPLVSDSELGVFKDFRVYDDFEKLPLHGTFLIDAHGLVRWQDISYEPFKDVKFVLEESNRLLALPATTSR comes from the coding sequence ATGCCCCGTCTCTTGCAACTGGCCGTGTTGTTGGTTGTATTTTCATTCGCTTGCCGTTCGTGGGCCGATGCCACCTCGGTAGGTGAATCCAAATCCACCGAAAAACCTACAGACGGTGTGGCGAAGAAATCGGCCGATGCATCCGCCGATGACAACTCTGCCGATCCTGCCGCCGGTCACTCGCTGCACGGCGAAGCCTTTGACGACGGTCCGCGCCAACACGCCTACTTAATGCCGGGCACGGGCAAGGTCGATTTTCCGGCCAGCACGAAAAATGAGCAGGTGCGCGCCTTCATCAACCAGGGTGTCGGTCAACTTCACGGCTTCTGGTACTTCGAAGCCGAACGGTCGTTTCGCGAAGCCGCAATGATTGAACCCGATTGCGCCATCGCCTACTGGGGCATGGCAATGGCCAACCTCAACAATGACAAGCGTGCCAAAGGCTTCATTGCCGAGGCCGTCAAGCGAAAGAACAAGGCTTCGGAGCATGAACGGAAATATATTGATGCGCTCGACGCCTATTGGAAGGCCGATCCGAAGAAAAAGCCCGAACGCAATGCGGCCTATGTGAACGCCCTCGAAGAGCTGTTGTACGAATTCCCCGACGATCTCGATGCCCAGGCCTGGATCGCAATGACCCAGTGGCAAGCCACGCGCGAAGGATCGAAGATCGACAGCTATCTGGCGGTGGATGCACTGCTCGGCGCAATCTTCGCCAAAGAGCCAATGCATCCAGCCCATCATTATCGAATTCATCTTTGGGACGATAAACGCGCCTCGAAAGCGCTCGAATCATCGGCGCTGTGCGGCCCTGCGGCGGCGGGTATTGCCCACATGTGGCATATGCCGGGGCATATTTATTCTCGGCTGAAACGCTATCGCGACGCCGCTTGGCAACAAGAAGCCTCCGCCCGCGTGGACCATGCCTACATGATCCGCGATCGAGTGATGCCCGACCAAATTCACAACTTTGCTCACAACAACGAGTGGCTGATTCGGGACCTCATCAACATCGGCGCCTGGAAAAAGGCCCTCGGCTTGGCGGAAAACATGATTTCTCTGCCGCGCCATCCAAAATTCAACAGCCAGCAGCATCACGGCAGCTATTACTTCGGGCGGCAGCGGCTGCTGGAAGTGCTCGAAAAGTTTGAGCTTTGGGAACAAACCGTCGCCTTAGCCAACACACCCTACTTCAAGGCAACCGATGATGACGAACGGATCGTCCGGCTTCGTGCCCTGGGCCGAGCGTACTTCCATCACGGTGATAGGAAAAAAAGCAACGAGCAATTGACGGCGCTCCGGCAGACGCTCGCAACCCAGCAACGCGACCAACACGACGCCGAGGAGGCCGCCGAAGCGAAAATCCAAGCAGAAGCCACAGAAGAAAGAGCCAAGACCGCCGAAAAAACTGACATCAAACAAGACAAATCGCCGCCCAAATCGTCTTCGAAGTCCGGCACCGCTACGGCGGTGAGTTGCGATTCAGCCAATTCCCAGAACCAGCAGCGGCCCGCGGCATCGAAAGTGGAATCGGAACATCAGCCGAGCGAAACTTCGGCTTCCCAAGCCGCCACTCCTTCAAATTCCGAGCTGGAGCAAGCCAACGGCAAAGATGCTGAAAAACAACCCGCAGCCAATGACAAGGCAACGCCCCAAGAATCCGACGCCCTCAAGCGGCGAATCGATACCGCTCGTAAGGATGCGGCCAAGACTTTCGACGGCAGGATCGCGAACCTCCAGCAAGCAATCGCGGAACTCGAAGGGCTTGAAAAACTCGCCGAAGGCAAGCCAGAAGACGCCCTCAAGTTGCTAGAAACGGCCAAGGTTGATCCACTGGTTTTGGCTCGCGTTCAATTGGACGCAGGGAAACGTTCCGACGCCGAGAAAACCGCGCGCAGCGAGGTCGGAAATCGCACGAGTGAAGTGCTTCCTCTGGCAGCGAAAATCGAAGTTCTCTGGAAGTGTGGCAAGCGAGGCGACGCCTACGACACCTTTGAGGAACTACGCAGGCTTTCTTCGACGATCGATCTCGATTGCCCCGTTTTTGCTCGGCTATCACCAATTGCCAAGGAATTTGGCTTTACCGAAGACTGGCGGCTACCACGCGAGATGCCTGCCGAACTCGGCGAGCGTCCTGCGCTCGATGCTCTCGGTCCCGAACATTGGCAGCCCTATGTCGCGCCGCAATGGGCGTTGAACGATGCTGAGAATCAGCAGCACGGCCAGAAACAGTATGAGGGCAAGCCGGTGCTAGTGATTTTCTACCTCGGATATGGCTGCATTCACTGTGCCGAGCAGTTGCAAGCTTTCGCACCGATGACGGGCGATTTCGCGGACGCTGGTATTTCAATCATTGCCATTAGCACCGACAACCGCGACGGCCTGACCAAATCGCTCGCCCAGTGCGACGACGGAAAATTCCCGTTCCCGCTCGTCTCCGATTCGGAATTAGGGGTTTTCAAGGACTTCCGGGTCTACGACGACTTTGAAAAGCTGCCGCTCCACGGCACATTTTTGATCGACGCCCACGGCCTAGTCCGCTGGCAAGATATCAGCTACGAGCCGTTTAAGGATGTAAAGTTTGTGCTGGAGGAATCGAATCGGCTGTTGGCATTGCCGGCGACGACGTCACGGTAG
- a CDS encoding YihY/virulence factor BrkB family protein has product MRSRILQLFSDFRRTFTRWQDDGGWLMAAATAYYLGISFFPLLLVLIAGLGVFLESTHLGQDAQQRVLDAIAQGASPQLASYVKQALKTVSSKSATSGPLALGGMLIASLAAFAQLDSAFDRVWNAPQKESVGFWRGLLNVLVGRGRAFLLLLSLGAIVVVVFIAGLALSAVAAHSADWLPWGEWTTRAAQSALTIAVNVIIFTLMHKLLPKAQIDWDEALRGGIVTTAGWEIGRQIITHYIARTGYTSAYGVIGAFLSVMLWCYYAVTIVLLGAEWIQVRRERLKEQSGTSPNV; this is encoded by the coding sequence ATGCGAAGTCGCATCCTTCAACTCTTCAGCGACTTCCGGCGCACGTTTACCCGCTGGCAGGACGACGGCGGTTGGTTGATGGCCGCCGCGACCGCTTATTATCTGGGAATCTCATTTTTCCCGTTGCTCTTGGTGTTGATCGCGGGTCTCGGCGTCTTTTTGGAATCGACCCACTTGGGCCAAGATGCTCAGCAGCGAGTGCTCGATGCCATAGCCCAAGGTGCTTCGCCACAACTGGCTAGCTACGTGAAGCAAGCCTTGAAGACTGTGAGCAGCAAGTCGGCCACTAGTGGGCCGCTGGCGCTCGGTGGCATGCTGATCGCCTCGTTGGCGGCATTTGCGCAGCTCGATTCCGCATTCGACCGCGTTTGGAATGCTCCTCAAAAAGAATCGGTCGGATTTTGGCGGGGGTTGCTGAATGTGCTGGTGGGCCGCGGCCGCGCCTTCTTGCTGCTCCTGTCGCTGGGAGCGATTGTCGTCGTGGTGTTCATCGCCGGCCTGGCTCTGTCGGCCGTTGCAGCGCATTCGGCCGATTGGCTTCCCTGGGGCGAGTGGACGACGCGCGCCGCGCAGTCGGCACTGACGATTGCCGTGAATGTGATCATCTTTACGCTAATGCATAAACTGTTGCCAAAGGCACAGATCGATTGGGACGAAGCGCTCCGCGGCGGGATCGTAACGACGGCCGGTTGGGAAATCGGCCGCCAAATCATCACGCACTATATCGCCCGCACCGGTTATACCAGCGCCTATGGTGTGATCGGAGCCTTCTTGAGCGTTATGCTATGGTGCTATTACGCGGTCACGATCGTCTTGCTCGGGGCGGAGTGGATTCAAGTCCGGCGCGAGCGATTGAAAGAGCAATCTGGTACGTCGCCGAATGTGTAG